Proteins found in one Kluyveromyces marxianus DMKU3-1042 DNA, complete genome, chromosome 2 genomic segment:
- the ADH4 gene encoding alcohol dehydrogenase ADH4: MFHRRALKTAERIKLNPLFYSKQRLIKDNQSILKKEMSSTVGFYMPPVSYFGEGALDEVAEYIKNQDYKRPVIITDPGISKIGLAQRVTKLLEKRDRVVGIYDQTQPNPTTSNVNAGLMVLKEHKGDIIISIGGGSAHDNAKAIALLATNGGEIGDYEGVNKSKKKALPMVAINTTAGTASEMTKFTIITNEEEKVKMAIIDNHITPSIAVNDPSTIYGLPPPLTAATGLDALTHCIESYVSTAANPITDTCALKGVELIHEHLFNAFKNGQDSTARTGMCYAQYLAGMAFNNASLGYVHAIAHQLGGFYHLPHGVCNAVLLPHVQSFNKKDPRANERLGQIAPYLGAKEANADSLVERLLEFTNSLEIPRNLKELGVKEEDFEILAEHALKDVCGLTNPIQFTKVEVVEIIRQAYEY; encoded by the coding sequence ATGTTTCATAGAAGAGCATTGAAGACTGCAGAACGTATAAAATTGAACCCCCTATTTTATTCCAAGCAGAGGCTAATCAAAGACAACCAATCaattttaaagaaagaaatgtCATCCACAGTTGGTTTTTACATGCCACCGGTGTCATACTTCGGTGAAGGTGCTCTAGATGAAGTTGCTGAATACATTAAAAATCAAGATTACAAAAGACCTGTAATCATTACTGACCCTGGTATTTCGAAAATCGGTCTTGCACAAAGAGTTACTAAACTTTTGGAGAAGCGTGATAGGGTGGTAGGCATTTATGACCAGACCCAGCCAAACCCCACTACCAGTAACGTCAATGCCGGTCTCATGGTCTTGAAAGAACACAAGGgtgatattattatttcCATTGGTGGAGGTTCCGCTCACGATAATGCCAAAGCTATTGCCTTATTGGCAACCAATGGTGGTGAAATTGGTGACTACGAAGGAGTAaacaaatccaaaaaaaaagcattACCAATGGTTGCTATCAATACTACTGCTGGTACTGCTTCTGAAATGACAAAATTCACTATTATCACCaatgaggaagaaaaggttaAGATGGCTATTATTGACAACCATATAACTCCAAGTATCGCCGTGAATGACCCTAGCACCATATATGGTCTTCCACCTCCATTGACTGCTGCCACTGGTCTAGACGCTTTAACACATTGTATAGAGTCATATGTCTCTACTGCTGCTAACCCTATCACTGACACATGTGCTTTGAAGGGCGTTGAGTTAATTCATGAACATTTGTTCAATGCTTTCAAAAATGGTCAAGACTCTACCGCAAGAACAGGTATGTGTTACGCTCAATATCTCGCCGGTATGGCATTCAACAACGCCTCCTTGGGTTATGTTCATGCCATTGCACATCAACTTGGTGGTTTCTACCATTTGCCTCATGGTGTCTGTAACGCGGTGCTATTACCTCATGTTCAGTCCTTTAACAAAAAAGATCCAAGAGCCAATGAAAGACTAGGCCAGATTGCTCCTTATTTAGGGGCAAAGGAAGCCAATGCAGATTCATTAGTTGAACGTTTGCTTGAATTCACCAACAGTTTGGAAATACCAAGGAACTTGAAGGAGCTTGGTgtcaaggaagaagatttcgAAATTCTTGCTGAACACGCTTTAAAGGATGTTTGTGGATTAACTAATCCAATCCAATTTACCAAAGTAGAAGTTGTTGAAATC